CGCGGCTCACACGCGGCGGGTCGGCCTTGGAACCAGCGTCATCGTCCCCGCCTACCGGAACCCGATGCACTTCGCCAAGCAGTGGGCGACGTTGGATTGGCTGGCGCCCGGACGCACGATTCTGGGGGTCGGAGCCGGATGGCTGACCGAGGAGTTTGCCGCCGTCGGTGTTCCGATGCAGGGCCGCGGCGCGCGACTCGACGATTACATCCGTGGGTGGAGGGCCCTCTGGGCGGGAGCCACGGAATTCGAGAGCAGATACTTCTCGTTCGAGGCAGTCAGAGTGAATCCACGGCCGTCCGAGGCGATCCCCGTCTGGATAGGTGGTTCATCAGCGGGTGCGTTGCGTCGAGCTGCTTGGTGTGACGGCTGGCACGGCACCTGGGCGCCGCTCGACGAGTTTAAGCGAAGGGTCGTGATGCTCCTCGCCGAGATGGAGAGGATCGAGCGCGATCGTGAGGAGGTCACCGTGTCGATCCACATGGAGGTCACCATCGGTGACGGTCTCGACTACTCGGGTTGGTCGTCCGTCGGCGACGGCTACGGTGATCGGCGACCGGTGACCGGGCGTCCGGAGGATGTCGCAGAACTTCTGGCCGACTACGCGGAAGCCGGGCTCGACCATGTCCTTGTCACACCGGTGGTTCGCGGCGCAAGAGCCTGGGACGAGATGGTCCTCGGCATCGCCGCCCTCAAGGATCTCGTCGAGAAGGGCGCGCATTGAGCATCGAGTTCTCGCAGATGCACCACTTCGGGATCGTCGTACCTGATCTCGATGGTGCGATGAACGAACTCACCAGCCAGCTGGCTCTCACGTGGGCGCCGATCCGGCACGGCGAACGCACCGTGCGCCACCTCGGCCGGCTGGTGACGACCGACCTCCGACTCACCTACTCGATTGAAGGGCCTCCCCATCTGGAGTTGATCGGAGAGGCCCGGGGCACGCCGTGGGAACCGACCGGAGGAGGTATACACCACGCCGGGTTCTGGGTTCAGGACCTGCGCGGCACCGGCCTCGAACTGGCCCGGGCAGGGATGACGCTCGAAGCCACCTATGACGCCGAGGATGGCGGGTTGCTCGGCTTTGCATACTTCACCGACGCGAACGGCTTCCGGGTCGAGATCCTCGATGACTCTCGCCGGCAGTCGTTCGATGACTGGCTCGCTGGCGGGCCGCGTTAGACCGGATACGGCAACTGCGCGGCGGCGACCATCTGTACGATCTACTTGCACGAGGAGGCCGATCATGTCGATCGACATCGCGGGTATCAGCCATACCGCGCTCGCGGTCGCCGACCTCGACACGGCGATGAGCGTGTACGGGAGCGCACTCGGCCTGACATGGGCACGCCCCCAGCAACGAGCGATCAGCATCCGGGTCGCGGACGGTGACCTGACGACGGAGATCCGGTTCACGTACTCCCGGCAAGGTCCTCCCCACCTCGAGCTCATCGAGGGCGCCGCCGACACGATCTGGGCGCCGGTGAGCGGCCTCCATCACATCGGACTGTGGAGCCACCAGCTCGATATCGACGCCGCGCGG
The DNA window shown above is from bacterium and carries:
- a CDS encoding TIGR03619 family F420-dependent LLM class oxidoreductase, translating into MRFGLHLPQLGRAASPERVGAAAVVAEDLGFADVWASDHVAVPTSIEGMPSFFPEPIPLLALAAAHTRRVGLGTSVIVPAYRNPMHFAKQWATLDWLAPGRTILGVGAGWLTEEFAAVGVPMQGRGARLDDYIRGWRALWAGATEFESRYFSFEAVRVNPRPSEAIPVWIGGSSAGALRRAAWCDGWHGTWAPLDEFKRRVVMLLAEMERIERDREEVTVSIHMEVTIGDGLDYSGWSSVGDGYGDRRPVTGRPEDVAELLADYAEAGLDHVLVTPVVRGARAWDEMVLGIAALKDLVEKGAH
- a CDS encoding VOC family protein, with protein sequence MSIDIAGISHTALAVADLDTAMSVYGSALGLTWARPQQRAISIRVADGDLTTEIRFTYSRQGPPHLELIEGAADTIWAPVSGLHHIGLWSHQLDIDAARLEHRGMALEAAGLSRSGKQPSGFTYHRSAQGLRVELVDAAARAAFERWFAGGDLR
- a CDS encoding VOC family protein, whose translation is MSIEFSQMHHFGIVVPDLDGAMNELTSQLALTWAPIRHGERTVRHLGRLVTTDLRLTYSIEGPPHLELIGEARGTPWEPTGGGIHHAGFWVQDLRGTGLELARAGMTLEATYDAEDGGLLGFAYFTDANGFRVEILDDSRRQSFDDWLAGGPR